A genomic stretch from Terriglobia bacterium includes:
- the adhE gene encoding bifunctional acetaldehyde-CoA/alcohol dehydrogenase — protein sequence MTSPAPVREPTPIPLESDNGHKSETAPSNERIAYLEGLVTQARTAAAVFTQYTQEDVDRIVKPMVLAGLEQAPHLARLAIEETRLGVLEDKALKNMVATEFVYNYIKDKRTVGVIREFPERGLVEMAEPIGVIFSLTPITNPTSTVLFKCVMAIKTRNAVIFSPHPAAWRCCYETVKIMYDAAVKHGAPEGVFTCLESHTLLDNAYLMRHKDVGLIDATGGPSAVKAAYSSGKPALGVGPGNTPVYLEKTADLDMAVVDVITSKTFDNGTICASEQTLVIDDQIYDVVLQKFADLGAHICNEKEAELLGRTVIDPATGFMQPMAVGQKATAIARMVGLSVKPKTKLLIAPIHGVGRDHPLSVEKLFPVLAVYRAKSVAEALKVCVDVNHAGGLGHTAVIFSRNEEIIRKFGEVMNAGRIIVNSPGSIGALGGVYNDMVPTFSFGCGTGGGNSTMDNVSVYHYLNIKRVARRTPAHMWLRIPKEIYFNMNAVENLRQFPSRSTIIVTNAPLEQFGHVDIVRRNLPPETRVHVSVIPDAEPEVKVVTEGIEALNFYQADQIVALGGGSVIDAAKLMKLKYESPDADFDELGAPFLDIRKRVVEYPTKKINHVRLIAISTTSGTGSEVTPFAVLTDKQRGRKVTLADYSLTPDVAIVDPQFVMSMPKGLTADTGIDCLTHALEAYVSLYASPYTDGNAIQAAQLAFHYLPLAYENPRDEEARSMMHNAACIAAIAFANVSVGVNHALAHAFGARFHVAHGRANALMLPHVIAYNASVPTKFMPSPNQRTYVADKKYATLADLLGLGGQTREEKVNNLVAAIEQLLDRLKFPRSIAELGISKEDFDRAMPDLVKLAFDDPSGRTNPRMPLLSEMAELLWSAYQGRGARKPARAAELQNA from the coding sequence ATGACCAGCCCAGCACCCGTACGCGAGCCGACCCCCATTCCACTCGAGTCCGACAACGGCCACAAAAGCGAGACAGCCCCCAGTAACGAAAGGATTGCTTACTTGGAAGGACTGGTCACTCAGGCCAGGACTGCCGCCGCCGTGTTCACGCAATACACCCAGGAGGACGTGGATCGCATTGTTAAGCCGATGGTCCTGGCTGGGTTGGAACAAGCGCCGCATCTGGCTCGCCTGGCGATCGAGGAAACCAGGCTGGGAGTTTTGGAAGACAAGGCCCTCAAGAATATGGTGGCCACCGAGTTCGTCTACAACTACATCAAGGACAAGCGCACGGTTGGCGTCATTCGCGAGTTTCCGGAACGCGGTTTGGTGGAAATGGCGGAACCGATCGGCGTCATCTTTTCGCTCACCCCCATTACCAACCCGACTTCAACGGTCCTGTTCAAGTGCGTCATGGCGATCAAGACGCGGAACGCGGTCATCTTCAGTCCGCATCCGGCCGCCTGGCGCTGTTGCTACGAAACGGTAAAGATCATGTACGACGCGGCGGTGAAGCACGGCGCGCCCGAAGGCGTATTCACCTGCCTGGAATCTCACACCCTGCTGGACAACGCTTACCTGATGCGGCACAAGGATGTCGGCCTGATCGACGCCACCGGCGGGCCGAGCGCGGTCAAAGCCGCCTACAGTTCCGGCAAACCCGCGCTGGGTGTGGGGCCGGGCAATACGCCGGTTTATCTGGAAAAAACCGCCGACCTGGACATGGCGGTGGTGGACGTCATCACCTCGAAGACATTCGATAACGGCACGATTTGCGCTTCCGAACAGACGCTGGTGATCGACGACCAGATCTATGACGTCGTGCTGCAGAAGTTTGCCGACTTGGGCGCGCACATCTGCAATGAGAAGGAAGCGGAGTTGCTGGGGCGTACCGTGATTGATCCCGCAACCGGATTTATGCAGCCCATGGCCGTCGGCCAGAAAGCCACCGCCATCGCGCGCATGGTCGGCCTATCGGTCAAGCCCAAAACCAAGCTCCTGATCGCGCCCATTCACGGCGTCGGCCGCGATCATCCCCTGTCGGTCGAAAAACTGTTCCCGGTGCTGGCGGTGTATCGCGCCAAATCGGTGGCAGAGGCGCTTAAGGTCTGTGTGGACGTGAACCACGCCGGCGGGCTGGGGCATACGGCGGTCATTTTCTCCCGCAACGAGGAGATCATCCGCAAGTTCGGCGAGGTGATGAACGCGGGGCGCATCATCGTGAATTCGCCGGGGTCCATCGGCGCCCTGGGCGGTGTTTACAACGACATGGTGCCCACCTTCTCCTTCGGCTGCGGCACCGGCGGCGGCAACAGCACCATGGACAACGTCAGTGTCTACCACTACCTCAACATCAAGCGCGTCGCTCGCAGGACACCGGCGCACATGTGGCTCCGCATTCCCAAGGAGATTTATTTCAATATGAACGCGGTGGAAAACCTGCGCCAATTCCCGTCGCGCTCCACCATCATCGTTACCAATGCGCCGCTCGAGCAATTCGGCCATGTCGACATTGTGCGGCGTAACCTTCCGCCGGAAACGCGGGTCCACGTCTCGGTCATTCCGGACGCGGAGCCGGAGGTCAAGGTAGTCACCGAAGGAATCGAGGCGCTCAATTTCTACCAAGCGGACCAGATCGTCGCGCTGGGCGGCGGGTCGGTAATCGACGCCGCCAAACTCATGAAGCTGAAGTACGAGTCCCCGGACGCTGACTTCGATGAGTTAGGCGCGCCTTTTCTTGATATCCGCAAACGCGTGGTCGAGTATCCGACCAAGAAGATCAACCACGTGCGCTTGATTGCGATTTCCACCACCAGCGGAACCGGGAGCGAGGTCACTCCCTTTGCCGTCCTCACCGACAAGCAGCGCGGCCGCAAGGTAACCCTCGCCGACTACTCGCTGACTCCGGATGTGGCGATCGTCGATCCGCAGTTCGTCATGTCCATGCCGAAAGGCCTCACCGCCGACACCGGCATTGACTGCCTGACTCACGCACTGGAGGCTTACGTTTCCCTTTACGCCTCGCCCTACACCGATGGCAATGCCATCCAAGCGGCTCAATTGGCGTTCCACTACCTGCCACTAGCCTATGAGAATCCCCGCGACGAAGAGGCGCGCAGCATGATGCACAACGCCGCCTGCATTGCGGCGATCGCGTTTGCCAACGTCTCGGTGGGCGTGAATCACGCGTTGGCTCATGCTTTCGGCGCGCGCTTCCATGTGGCGCACGGCCGGGCCAATGCGCTCATGTTGCCACATGTCATTGCGTACAACGCATCGGTGCCCACTAAGTTCATGCCGTCGCCCAACCAGCGGACGTATGTTGCCGACAAGAAATACGCAACCTTGGCGGACCTGCTGGGTCTGGGTGGTCAAACCCGCGAGGAAAAGGTGAACAACCTGGTGGCGGCCATCGAACAGTTGCTCGACCGACTGAAATTTCCGCGTTCGATCGCGGAACTGGGAATCTCGAAGGAAGACTTCGATCGGGCGATGCCCGACCTGGTCAAACTCGCCTTTGACGATCCGTCCGGGAGAACCAATCCTCGCATGCCATTGCTGAGCGAGATGGCCGAGCTGCTGTGGAGTGCTTATCAGGGCCGCGGCGCGAGGAAGCCGGCCCGCGCGGCCGAACTACAGAACGCGTGA
- a CDS encoding PilZ domain-containing protein, with protein sequence MRTAVRFPLKLPIAITSSGEEHHAETQDISAGGVLFYLESEMMVGSNIEFTISLPAAVLGASSDVLVTGLGRVVRCSVEGERRAVAAVIDEYRFERRQ encoded by the coding sequence ATGCGAACCGCAGTGCGGTTCCCGTTAAAGCTTCCCATCGCGATTACCAGCTCGGGCGAAGAACACCACGCGGAAACGCAGGACATTTCAGCCGGCGGGGTTTTGTTTTATCTGGAATCGGAGATGATGGTCGGCTCTAATATCGAGTTTACCATCTCCTTGCCGGCGGCCGTTCTGGGCGCATCCTCCGATGTACTGGTAACCGGTCTGGGACGTGTAGTACGTTGTAGTGTCGAAGGCGAACGCCGCGCCGTAGCCGCCGTGATCGACGAATACCGGTTCGAGCGTCGTCAGTAG
- the thiE gene encoding thiamine phosphate synthase, whose amino-acid sequence MSVDLRVYVITTALPRLGRDHLAIVEAAVRGGATVLQFRDKTMNDAEFTSTATSILHVARQGEIPLMVNDRVEIAVAIGAAGVHVGRGDASARDLRRCLPAGMIIGASATSYEEALAAADDRADYLGVGPIFPTGSKADATPPIGVHELARICRAVKLPVVAIGGITQKNLRQVIEAGAQGAAVIAAVAEAPDMVEATAELRSIWDSFPAPHAVPDKKIGAR is encoded by the coding sequence ATGAGCGTGGACCTGCGCGTTTACGTCATCACCACGGCGCTGCCGCGACTGGGCCGCGACCACCTGGCGATTGTCGAGGCAGCGGTGCGCGGCGGCGCCACGGTCTTGCAATTCCGCGACAAGACCATGAACGACGCGGAGTTCACGTCCACGGCCACGAGCATCCTGCACGTCGCGCGCCAGGGCGAGATTCCGCTGATGGTAAACGATCGCGTGGAAATCGCGGTTGCGATCGGGGCCGCGGGCGTGCACGTGGGACGGGGCGACGCCAGCGCGCGCGACCTGCGGCGCTGCCTGCCGGCAGGGATGATCATTGGCGCTTCGGCAACAAGCTACGAGGAAGCCCTGGCAGCCGCCGATGACCGCGCCGACTACCTCGGGGTGGGACCAATCTTCCCCACCGGCAGCAAAGCCGACGCCACGCCGCCCATCGGAGTGCATGAGCTGGCTAGAATCTGCCGCGCGGTGAAACTGCCCGTGGTCGCCATCGGCGGCATTACTCAGAAGAACCTGCGGCAGGTCATCGAAGCGGGTGCACAAGGCGCAGCCGTGATTGCGGCGGTTGCGGAAGCGCCCGACATGGTGGAAGCAACCGCGGAATTGAGGAGCATTTGGGATTCCTTTCCCGCTCCCCATGCGGTGCCCGACAAAAAAATCGGCGCCCGCTAG
- the bfr gene encoding bacterioferritin, protein MKGDSKVIAVLQEVLKAELTAINQYFLHAEMCENWTYYKLAESTRKESIEEMTHAEKLIERILYLDGTPNMSDYFKINIGPTIEQQLKNDLQLEYDAVKRLNDGIKTCEAANDNGSRELLKQILVDEEHHIDWLEGQLHVIKEMGIQNYLAQQLGEKK, encoded by the coding sequence ATGAAAGGCGACTCCAAAGTAATCGCCGTGCTGCAGGAAGTCCTGAAGGCGGAGCTGACCGCCATCAACCAGTATTTCCTGCACGCCGAGATGTGTGAGAACTGGACTTACTACAAGCTGGCGGAATCCACGCGCAAGGAATCCATCGAGGAAATGACGCACGCCGAAAAGCTCATTGAGCGCATCCTGTACCTGGACGGCACTCCCAACATGAGCGACTACTTCAAGATCAACATCGGCCCCACCATTGAGCAGCAGCTCAAGAACGACCTGCAACTGGAGTACGACGCGGTCAAGCGGCTGAACGACGGCATCAAGACCTGCGAGGCGGCCAACGACAACGGCTCCCGCGAACTGCTCAAGCAGATTCTGGTCGACGAAGAGCACCACATCGACTGGCTCGAAGGCCAACTACACGTGATCAAGGAAATGGGCATCCAGAATTACCTGGCGCAGCAGTTGGGCGAGAAGAAATAA
- a CDS encoding STAS domain-containing protein, whose amino-acid sequence MPVIAECLVDAERVGPALQEARDKLDGAGGELLLDFSAVRRLDVSALQAMEWLAVAADDKAVKVCLRGVNVEIYRVLKLVKLAPRFSFLT is encoded by the coding sequence ATGCCAGTGATTGCGGAATGCTTGGTGGATGCGGAGCGCGTGGGCCCCGCCTTACAAGAGGCGCGCGACAAGCTGGACGGTGCGGGCGGCGAACTGCTTTTGGATTTCTCTGCCGTTCGCCGGCTCGATGTCAGCGCCCTGCAAGCCATGGAATGGTTGGCCGTTGCCGCTGACGACAAAGCGGTCAAGGTCTGTTTGCGCGGCGTCAACGTCGAGATTTACAGGGTGCTCAAGCTGGTGAAGCTGGCGCCCCGATTCTCGTTCCTGACTTGA
- a CDS encoding GMC family oxidoreductase, translated as MTGHGNQFDFDFIVIGSGFGGSVSALRLAEKGYRVAVMEMGRRWTPDNLPRTSWSIHRWFWSPKLALRGFFSMRYFRHVTILHGCAVGGGSITYASTLLRPSDKFWDNASWKGLADWKSEMPRHYESAARMLGVTENKILGPADHLLKRVAEEVGVGHTFYRTSVGIFQAAEGEPGGTTVPDPYFGGEGPERTTCRACGGCMMGCRHGAKNTLDLNYLYLAEQRGTRIFPETMVVDVKPLADAADGSAGYEVRTVKSTAWLSRRPQRFTCRGVVFSASSLGTMELLFRLRELGSLPAISHQLGKHVRTNSESLIGVRIPGCQDDLSKGVAIGSGIYIDEHTHVEAVRYPSGSDAMSLLATILTGGRPGRGRILLWLANFARTLLRHPLQSLRLFRPWGWARESVILLCMQALDGHIEMRWERPWFWPFRKFLVSRGDKVPTYIPGANQFAEKFARLTGGAAMSMLPEILFDVPGTAHCIGGCVIAASPDRGVLDHRHRVFGYRNMYVCDGSVVAANLGVNPSLTITALAERAMSFIPPAAATSWNDAAEERSLSA; from the coding sequence ATGACCGGCCACGGCAACCAATTCGATTTCGACTTCATCGTCATCGGCTCTGGCTTTGGCGGCAGTGTGAGTGCCTTGCGGCTGGCCGAGAAGGGTTATCGTGTCGCGGTCATGGAAATGGGCCGGCGCTGGACGCCCGATAACCTGCCGCGCACAAGCTGGTCGATCCATCGCTGGTTCTGGAGTCCCAAGCTGGCGCTGCGCGGCTTTTTCAGCATGCGCTACTTTCGGCACGTAACCATCCTGCACGGTTGCGCCGTGGGCGGAGGCTCGATCACCTACGCCAGCACTCTGCTGCGGCCTTCCGATAAGTTCTGGGACAACGCCTCCTGGAAAGGCCTGGCCGATTGGAAGTCGGAGATGCCGCGCCATTACGAGTCCGCCGCTCGCATGCTCGGCGTGACCGAGAACAAGATTCTCGGGCCTGCCGATCATCTGCTGAAGCGAGTGGCCGAGGAGGTGGGTGTCGGCCATACCTTTTACCGCACCAGCGTGGGGATTTTCCAGGCGGCGGAGGGCGAGCCGGGCGGCACCACCGTTCCCGATCCGTATTTCGGCGGAGAAGGACCGGAGCGGACCACCTGCAGGGCGTGCGGCGGCTGCATGATGGGTTGCCGCCACGGCGCTAAGAACACCCTCGACTTGAACTACCTTTATCTAGCCGAACAACGCGGCACGCGAATTTTCCCGGAAACCATGGTGGTGGACGTGAAACCGCTCGCTGACGCCGCCGACGGCAGCGCTGGCTATGAAGTACGCACCGTCAAGTCGACGGCCTGGTTGAGCCGGCGGCCGCAACGGTTCACCTGCCGCGGCGTGGTTTTCTCCGCCTCCTCGCTCGGCACCATGGAACTGCTCTTTCGCCTGCGGGAACTAGGCTCGCTGCCCGCGATCAGCCATCAGCTCGGCAAGCACGTGCGCACCAATTCTGAATCGCTGATTGGAGTGCGCATCCCCGGGTGCCAGGACGATCTGTCGAAGGGGGTCGCGATCGGCTCGGGGATCTATATCGACGAGCATACGCACGTCGAGGCGGTGCGCTATCCCAGCGGCTCCGATGCCATGAGCCTGCTGGCGACGATTCTCACTGGCGGCCGCCCCGGGCGCGGCCGGATTTTGCTTTGGCTGGCCAATTTCGCGCGCACCCTGCTCCGCCACCCCCTCCAATCCCTGCGCCTGTTTCGGCCCTGGGGATGGGCTCGCGAGTCCGTCATTCTCCTCTGCATGCAGGCGCTGGACGGGCACATCGAAATGCGCTGGGAGAGGCCCTGGTTCTGGCCGTTTCGGAAGTTTCTCGTCAGCCGCGGCGACAAAGTGCCCACCTACATTCCTGGCGCCAACCAGTTCGCGGAGAAATTCGCGCGCCTCACCGGCGGCGCCGCCATGAGCATGTTGCCCGAAATCCTGTTCGACGTGCCCGGTACGGCACACTGCATCGGCGGCTGCGTCATTGCCGCCTCCCCTGACCGCGGCGTGTTGGACCATCGCCATCGCGTGTTCGGCTACCGCAACATGTATGTCTGCGACGGCTCGGTGGTGGCGGCCAACCTTGGCGTCAATCCTAGCCTGACCATCACGGCGCTGGCCGAGCGCGCCATGTCCTTTATTCCCCCCGCCGCCGCCACCTCCTGGAACGACGCCGCCGAAGAGCGCTCGCTCAGTGCCTGA
- a CDS encoding response regulator transcription factor: protein MARSLAKQQSGTQAVSAASANPIRVIIADSQAIFRVGIRKVLAVEDDLRVVAQAESLAQTFSAVAKFPADLLLFESRLSPHAPEAASEVLKRAPGIKIVVIASETDAEQTVEYLRRGVCGIVTRAIAPDLLVRSVRKVAEGEIWLDNRGVNWIIEAYRSQATLLTSPRPKNRLSPKEMLVVSCVSQGMRNKEIAVEVKTSEQVIKNYLRKIYDKLGVSDRLELALYCIHHRLMDKPNGASDATETAASAAPGSTAVAEQ from the coding sequence ATGGCCAGAAGCCTGGCCAAACAGCAGTCGGGAACCCAAGCTGTCTCGGCCGCAAGCGCCAACCCCATCCGTGTCATCATTGCGGACTCGCAAGCCATTTTTCGCGTGGGCATCCGCAAAGTGCTGGCCGTCGAGGACGACCTGCGCGTGGTCGCGCAAGCGGAATCGTTAGCACAGACCTTTTCCGCCGTCGCCAAATTTCCCGCCGACCTGCTCCTGTTTGAGTCGCGCCTCTCTCCCCATGCTCCCGAAGCAGCTTCCGAGGTGCTCAAGCGCGCTCCGGGGATCAAGATCGTCGTCATTGCCAGCGAGACCGATGCCGAGCAAACTGTGGAATACCTGCGCCGCGGCGTTTGCGGCATCGTGACTCGTGCCATCGCGCCCGACCTGCTGGTGCGCAGCGTCCGCAAGGTGGCGGAGGGCGAAATCTGGCTCGACAACCGGGGCGTGAACTGGATCATCGAGGCCTATCGCTCCCAGGCCACTCTGCTCACCTCGCCGCGTCCGAAAAACCGCCTCAGCCCAAAGGAAATGCTGGTCGTTTCCTGCGTGTCGCAGGGCATGCGCAACAAGGAAATTGCGGTCGAGGTCAAGACCAGCGAGCAGGTGATCAAGAACTACCTGCGCAAAATCTACGACAAGCTGGGCGTCTCCGACCGCTTGGAACTGGCGCTCTACTGCATCCATCACCGCCTCATGGACAAGCCTAACGGCGCATCCGACGCAACCGAGACCGCCGCCAGCGCTGCCCCCGGCAGCACGGCGGTGGCCGAGCAGTAG
- a CDS encoding TldD/PmbA family protein, with protein sequence MLTKDKAQETLDRVKKFATADEIELLISGGRNALTRFANNTIHQNVAEENYVLSVRTVFDGRTARATTNRFDDESIRRCVKASEDLARVQAQDPDLLPVAGPEALSEGPAVGRTFLETAGITPAVRAEGVAKIVQIAQRENLTTAGIYATSESVEAVLNSRGLCAYHTQTSAEISVTMLAQDSSGWQKANSPDVRNLNPVALAEIAARKARESAAPQELAPGKYTAILEPAAVLDLCGFMFWDWGGQAILDERSFLNNRIATQLFGNNVTIFDDVYHPLQSGPPFDGEGVRRQRVALVENGVPKRLVYARGTAERMRKSRHAAKVGPVEVTGHGLPLPNEIGEIPLNIVFAPPPQPKTVEQMVANTERGVLITRLWYIREVDPYEKILTGMTRDGTFYVEGGKVRHGLRNFRFNQSLIDMLANVEEMAQPVRASGEVSFDMVVSAIKVIGFNFTEVTRF encoded by the coding sequence ATGCTCACGAAAGACAAAGCGCAAGAAACCCTTGACCGGGTCAAAAAGTTTGCCACCGCGGACGAAATTGAGTTGCTCATCTCCGGCGGGCGCAACGCCCTCACCCGCTTCGCGAATAACACCATCCACCAGAATGTCGCCGAAGAGAATTACGTTCTCTCGGTACGCACCGTATTCGATGGCCGCACCGCGCGCGCCACCACCAACCGGTTCGACGACGAGAGCATCCGCCGCTGCGTGAAGGCCTCGGAAGACCTGGCGCGCGTGCAGGCCCAGGACCCCGACCTGCTGCCGGTGGCCGGGCCTGAGGCGCTCAGCGAAGGCCCTGCGGTGGGGCGCACCTTCCTCGAAACCGCCGGCATCACGCCCGCCGTTCGCGCCGAGGGCGTGGCCAAGATCGTGCAAATCGCCCAGCGCGAAAACCTGACCACGGCTGGAATCTATGCCACGTCGGAATCGGTGGAAGCGGTGCTGAACTCGCGCGGGCTGTGCGCCTATCACACCCAGACCTCGGCCGAGATTTCCGTGACCATGCTGGCCCAGGATTCCTCCGGCTGGCAGAAGGCGAACTCGCCCGACGTGCGCAACCTGAATCCGGTCGCGCTGGCGGAGATCGCGGCGCGCAAGGCCCGCGAATCCGCTGCCCCGCAAGAACTGGCGCCCGGCAAGTACACCGCGATTCTCGAGCCCGCGGCGGTACTGGACTTGTGCGGTTTCATGTTCTGGGATTGGGGCGGGCAAGCCATCCTGGATGAGCGCTCGTTTCTGAACAACCGCATCGCCACGCAGTTGTTTGGCAACAACGTGACCATCTTCGACGACGTCTATCACCCGCTGCAGTCGGGGCCGCCGTTCGACGGCGAAGGTGTGCGCCGGCAGCGCGTGGCATTGGTCGAGAACGGCGTGCCCAAGCGGCTCGTCTACGCCCGCGGCACGGCGGAGAGAATGAGAAAATCGCGGCATGCGGCGAAGGTGGGTCCGGTCGAGGTCACCGGGCACGGCCTGCCCCTGCCCAACGAGATCGGCGAGATCCCGCTCAACATCGTCTTCGCGCCTCCCCCGCAACCCAAGACGGTCGAACAGATGGTGGCCAACACCGAGCGCGGCGTGCTCATCACCCGCCTGTGGTACATCCGCGAAGTGGATCCCTACGAGAAGATTCTGACCGGCATGACCCGCGACGGCACGTTTTACGTCGAGGGCGGCAAGGTGCGCCACGGCCTACGCAATTTCCGCTTCAACCAGAGCCTGATCGACATGCTGGCGAACGTCGAGGAAATGGCCCAGCCGGTGCGTGCCAGCGGAGAAGTGTCGTTCGACATGGTGGTGTCGGCGATTAAGGTGATCGGCTTTAATTTCACGGAAGTGACCAGGTTCTAG
- the thiM gene encoding hydroxyethylthiazole kinase, whose protein sequence is MSDLASKAAEIMARVRATKPLVHHITNFVVMNETANITLCAGALPVMAHARQEVEEMAGAAHALVLNLGTLWPEQVDAMLIAGRRANVRGIPIVLDPVGAGATRFRSESSHRLLEQLAVSIMRGNFAELATLAGFEAKIRGVESVGTSADPTAVAVACARKFRCVAALTGRIDIVSDGYRVARVSNGHELMGRVTGTGCMSTAVTAAYAAVEADSVVAAAAALAAFGLAGETAAQGAPGPGTFHVRLYDALAQMTEEGLRAGARIEVAG, encoded by the coding sequence ATGAGCGACCTCGCTTCCAAAGCTGCGGAGATCATGGCCAGAGTGCGCGCCACGAAACCGCTGGTGCACCACATCACGAATTTCGTGGTGATGAACGAAACCGCCAACATCACTCTATGCGCCGGCGCCTTGCCGGTGATGGCCCACGCCCGCCAGGAAGTGGAGGAGATGGCGGGCGCGGCGCACGCGTTGGTGCTGAACCTAGGAACGCTGTGGCCGGAGCAGGTGGATGCGATGTTGATCGCGGGGCGTCGCGCGAACGTGCGCGGCATTCCGATTGTTCTCGACCCGGTGGGCGCGGGCGCGACGCGGTTTCGCAGCGAGAGCTCGCACCGGCTGCTGGAACAGCTTGCGGTCTCGATTATGCGCGGGAATTTCGCGGAACTGGCCACCCTGGCCGGGTTTGAGGCGAAGATCAGAGGCGTGGAATCGGTCGGCACGTCCGCCGATCCCACGGCTGTGGCGGTCGCCTGCGCGCGCAAATTCCGCTGTGTGGCTGCCCTGACCGGCCGGATTGATATCGTCAGCGATGGCTACCGGGTGGCGCGCGTATCCAATGGGCACGAACTGATGGGCAGGGTCACCGGCACGGGCTGCATGTCAACCGCGGTGACGGCGGCGTACGCTGCGGTAGAAGCAGACTCGGTGGTTGCCGCGGCTGCAGCGCTGGCTGCCTTCGGCCTGGCGGGCGAGACTGCCGCTCAGGGCGCGCCCGGTCCCGGCACCTTTCACGTCCGCCTGTATGACGCCCTGGCGCAGATGACCGAGGAAGGTCTGCGCGCGGGGGCACGCATTGAGGTCGCCGGATGA
- a CDS encoding four helix bundle protein: MKDYRKLDVWNLAHQITLKLYRITAKFPREELFGLTSQIRRCSASIGANIAEGCGRRGNGEFHRFLQMASGSASELDYHLLLAHDLSFITEEIYRPLNSELGSMRRKLTTLILKVDADRHVPDANGQMPTAARND, translated from the coding sequence ATGAAGGACTACAGGAAGCTCGACGTATGGAACTTGGCTCATCAAATCACGTTGAAGCTATACCGCATAACGGCAAAGTTCCCGCGGGAGGAGCTTTTCGGACTGACATCTCAGATCCGGCGTTGCAGCGCTTCCATCGGTGCGAACATCGCTGAAGGCTGCGGCCGAAGAGGTAACGGCGAGTTTCATCGCTTTCTACAAATGGCATCCGGGTCCGCGAGTGAGTTGGATTACCACCTCTTGCTTGCGCACGATCTTAGCTTCATCACCGAGGAAATATACCGACCCTTAAACAGCGAGTTAGGAAGCATGAGACGGAAGTTAACTACTTTAATCCTCAAAGTGGACGCGGATCGTCATGTGCCAGATGCCAACGGCCAAATGCCAACTGCTGCTCGGAACGATTAG